One Candidatus Symbiobacter mobilis CR genomic window, ACTGTGCAGGTCGCGAAGCGGCTTCTCGACGCTCCCCTCGCCCAGTGGGAGAGGGGTTGGGGGTGAGATGGGGCACGGTTGCAGCGCCCGGCGGCGTAGGTGCCGCGCTGACGGTCTAGCGGGAAGCAGCGTTTGCAGGAGCAGTGCCGAAGGCGTACACCCCACCGTGACGGGTCACGGCGATGAGGAGGGAGTCTGCCCAGAGGGGGGAGCCGACGATTGCGGATCCGTCGGTCGTGCTGCGGGCCAGGGCGGCGCCATCAGCGGAAGAAAACCAGTGCAACATGCCGTTGTCGTCCCCGACGACCAATACGTCCCCGGCCAGCACTGCGCGGCCCAGTTTGCGGTAGCGCAGATCGGTGTTCGTCCATCCGGGTTCTCCATCACTCCGTCTCCACGAGCGCAGGGTGCCGTCGCTATCGACGCCATACACCCAGCGCGCATCGCCGCTCAACCCCACGTGCCCTTGGCTGGACTTGCTCCAAGAGATACCGCCGTGCAGGGCGCTGACGCAGCCCACGCCGTAGTGGTAAGCCCGCACGCATACCTCGTAGCCATTGCGCGAAACCCCTTCGACCAAGTCGACGAGCCGGTCGATGTCGCTGGTTTCGCGGGGGGTGGCGAGGGGGGCGTCCCACAGCACGCTGGCCGTAGCGGGATGCAGGCCGATCAGGTGCCCGGACTGCGCGACAACGAGGGTGTCACCGACAGCCATTAGCACCGAGGGTTGTCCGAGTACGAGGGCTTCCTCGTGACGATGGAATCGCCACAGTCTGTGGCCCGTCTTGCCATCGAAAGCCATAACGCTGCGATCTCCACCCAGGACGAACACCCGTTCCCCTGCGACCAGGGGAGGCGTGATGACCTGGGTCGACAGCGGTTGCTTCCATGACACGCCCTTGTCGTCGAGCGCGACAAGCACGTTGTCTTGCGTGACGACGGCGGCGCGCCGTCCATCGCTGCCGACGCCGGCGCTGAGTGGATGCCCCACATCGACCCGCCAAAGCTCTTCGCCAGTCGATGCACGCAATGCCAGCACTGTCCCGGCGGCATTCGCCACCGTGAGCACGTCTGCCTTCCATGCAGGGCGCAGGGTGAGGCCGACCGTGCCAAGGTGCCTCGTCCACGCGGTACGCACAGCCAAGCGAGCGGGGTCCGGGCCTAGGGGCGCAGGCTCGGGCGCCCGGGGGCCACTGGCGCAGGCACCGAGCAACGCTGCCGGGAGCAAGAAGGCACAGAGCGTTCGGCGAACGGCCAGGGAATGCAGCGAACGATGCAGCGCGGAAAGCAATGCATCATGCAGCGCCAGCAAGGGGAAAGGACGACGAAACATGGCGTGCAAGGAATCAGCGTGACGCAGCAGCCGAGGCTGATGCTGCAACGGCGGAGGTTGCTGTAGATGCTGTAGATGCCGCAGCAGACGCAACAGTCGGCGCAGCCATGGCAGAACGCTTGACTTCGACCATCCGGCGGTATTCCCCGGTCAGGGCGGGTTGCAGCGCTTTTTGGTACTCGGCGGCGGCCTGTTCTGTGCGGCCCTGGAGCACCAGAATGTCCGCCTTGCGGTCGGCGGCCAGGGCGTGGAAGGGTTCTGGAAAGGGGGCAGCCAATGCTGCCAGGGCACGGTCGTAGTCTTTCTTTTGTACCAGCAGGGCACTCCACCGCAGGCGTGCCACCGACTGCAAGCCAACGTCGGTAGCTTGCCGGGACAGCCATTCGATCGCGGCGATGGCGTCGTCCACCCGGCCTGCATCGGCGTGGTGCTTGGCCACGAGCAGCGCAGCGTGGCGGGCGTGGATCGTGTCGCCAAAACGCTCCCGCAGATCGGCAAAGGCCCTGGAAATACGAGATGTCTCCGCAGCGGACAGCGCACGGTCGAATTCATCGTATAGCGCGGCCGCTTTGTTGGCGGTGTTGACCTTCCAGTATTGGTAGCCATTCCACCCGGCATACGCGCCGAGCACCAGGATGAGCACCCAGGTGATGGCATTGCCGTACTGCTGCCAGAAATGCTTGATCTGGTCGAGCTGCTCTTGTTCTTCGAGGTCGAAGGTGTTGGCCATGGGGTCAGTGCGAAAGGGGGCGGGATTGTAGGGTGGGGGCCCAGTTGGCGATGTCGTCGACCGGGCGCAGGATTTGGCCGATGGAGGCGTCGCGCAGGTGCTTGATCGCAACCTGCCGATGCGCCATTTCATCCTGGGCAAAAACCAGCGCGTAGGTGGCGCCACTGGCATCTGCGCGCTTGAACTGGCTCTTGAGGCTACTGGCCCCGGCAGTGTCTGCGTGCATTTGCACGCACACGCCATGGCGGCGTAGTTCTTGGAGCACGCGGAGCACTTCCGGGTACGTGGCAGGCTCGGCGACGATCGCATAGGCGTCGGGCACTGGCGTATCCGGCATGTGTTCCGTGTCGTCGAGCAAGTCGAGCACCCGATCCATTCCCATCGCCCAGCCGACTGCCGGGGTGGGCTTGCCGCCGAGTTGCGCGAACAGGCCGTCGTAGCGGCCGCCGGCGCAAACCGTTCCCTGCGCGCCGAGTTGGTCGGTGATGAACTCGAAGACGGTCTTCGTGTAGTAGTCCAGCCCACGAACCAGCCGATGCTGGATGGTGCAAGCGATGCCGTTGGCGTCGAGGATTGCGAGGACACGGTCGAAATGCGTGCGCGATTCCGGCCCCAGAAAGTCGAACAGTCGCGGCGCGTTGTCGATGACCGCGCGCATCGCGGGGTTTTTGCTGTCGAGGACGCGCAGGGGGTTGCTGTGGAGTCGGCGGCGTGCATCGGCATCGAGCAGGGCGAGGTGGCGCTCGAAGTACGCAATGAGCGCCATGCGGTGCGCGCTGCGCTCGGAAGAAATGCCCAGGCTGTTGAGTTCCAGGCGAAGGTCGCGCAGGCCCAGCTCGTGCAGCAGTTGCGCCGCCATCACGATCAGTTCGGCATCGACCTCCGGGCCGGCGAATCCCATCGCCTCCGCGCCGATCTGGTCGAACTGCCGGTACCGCCCTTTCTGGGGACGCTCGTGTCGGAACATCGGCCCCATGTAGTAGAGCCGCTTGCCGCCGTCGTAGAGCAGGTTGTGTTCAATGGCTGCCCGCACGACCCCGGCGGTGGCTTCGGGGCGCAGGGTCAAAGGGTCGCCGTTGAGCCGATCCTCGAAGCTGTACATCTCCTTTTCGACGACGTCGGTTACTTCGCCCAGCCCGCGTACGAACAGTGGTGTCGTTTCGACGATGGGGGTGCGGATGTTGCGGTAGGCATAGCGTGCGAATAGCTCCCGCGCGCGGGATTCGAGCCATTCGACCCTATGCGAACGTCCGGGCAGCAGGTCGTTCATCCCTTTGACCGCGACGATGCGTTGCGATCCCTCGCTCATGCTTGCTCCTGGTTGGCCGCGCCGCTGCCGAAACGGCGCTGTACGTACTGTTCGAGAAGGTGCAGGAATTCGTCGCCCAGCGCAGGCCCGCGCAGGGTCGCGTGCTTGACGCCGTCGATAAAGACTGGCGCGGCGGGGTCTTCGCCGGAACCGGGCAGGCTGATGCCGATGTCGGCTTGTCGACTTTCCCCGGGGCCGTTGACGATGCACCCCATCACCGCTACTTGCAGGGTTTCGACGCCAGGGTAACGCCCACGCCAGTCGGTCATGCGCTCGCGAACGAAGTCATCGACCTTGGCCGCGAGTTCGGTGAAAGCGTGGCCGGATGTGCGCCCGCACCCTGGGCACGAGGTGACGGTGGGACGCAGGGAACGCAGCCCCAGCGCTTGCAGAATCTCGCAGGAGACGACGACTTCTTGCACACGCGATTCGCCGGGGCGCGGCGTCAGCGAAACGCGCAGCGTGTCTCCGATGCCTTCATGCAGCAGGATGGACATCGCCGCCGTCGAGGCAACGATGCCTTGCATCCCCTGCCCTGCTTCCGTCAGCCCCAGGTGCAGCGCGTGGTTACAGCGCCGGGCCAGTTCCCGGTAGACGACGAGTAGGTCGCCGACGCTGCTGAGCTTGCACGACAGCACGATCTGCGCAGGATCCATCCCCAGGGCGCAGGCTTGTTTTGCCGATTCGACCGCCGAGGTCACGACCGCTTCGAGCATCACCGCGTGTGCATCCCAAGGCTGGCTGCGTTGGCAGTTGTCGTCCATCATGGACTCCAGCAGTTCGGGGTCCACGCTACCGCCATTGACGCCGATGCGGATGGGGCGATTCCAGTGCAAGGCGGTTTCGATCATGGCGGCAAATTGCCGGTCACGCTTGTCACCCTTGCCGACGTTGCCAGGATTGATGCGGTACTTGGACAGGGCCGCAGCGCAGGCGGGGTGGTCTTGCAGCAGGCGGTGCCCGTTGAAGTGGAAATCCCCGATGAGGGGAACGTCGATCCCCCAGCGGTCGAGGTGGTCGCGAATACGGGGCACCGCATCCGCAGCCTGGGGGGTGTCCACCGTGATGCGCACCAGTTCGGAGCCAGCCTGGAACAGTTCACGCACCTGCGTTGCCGTAGCCAGGTCGTCGCGCGTGTCGGTATTGGTCATCGACTGCACGCGCACCGGAGCATCGCCACCCAGCGTCAGGGTGCGGCCCCCCCACGCAATGCGTGTTTGCAGGGAAGCGCGCCGCCGGGGCAGCGCCCCGGATGGTGGTGCGAGGCCCACTATCGCACCTCGAAACGCGCCACGTTGCGCTGGGCGTGCGCGAGGGTATCGAACTTGTTGCCGCGCACCGTGACTTCGACGCCGTCGGCCTTGCCTAGCAGTACAGACAGGGGCGGTATTCCCGATGCTTGTGTGATCTCGCCGGCAAGGAGCATGCGGCGCAGCACCTGCGTGCCTTGGGCGTCGACGATTTCGACCCACGATGAATCGATGGCGCGCAATGCCAACGTCAGCGTACCGCTAGGTGCGGTATCGGGAGACGTGTTGACAGAGGGACCGAAAGAGGAATGGATAGAGGGGTGCAGAGCCGGGTGGAGCGTGGCGCTGGACGTGGAGGCAGGCGGCGGGGATGCGCTTCCTGCTGCGCTGGGGGAAAGAGGAGCAGACAGGGGCAAGGCAGATTCACCCTCCGCAGAGGGGGGAAATGCCTCCATCGACGGTGCAGAAGCGTCGTGCCATGGGGTAGGTACAGGCATGACTACCGTAGGCATAGGCATGTCGTGTTGCGGGGCAGATTGGGGAGGCATCCACAACACGATGCCAATGCCCACGCACGCCAGCAGTATCCCTACCCCCATCGGGTGCGAGGCATACATCCATAAGACGCGCCACGGCGAAGGCGAGGGGTCGCGCAGCGTCGAATGCGGCCCCGAATCGTCTTGGCTGATTCGGGGAGTGACCACATGGGGCAGCCGCGCCAGAATGTCTGCGGGGTCGATCTGTAACACCCGGCAAATGCTCGCGGCGAGCGCACGCGCAAAGACCAAATCGGGCAGTTCATGCAGGCGCCCTGCTTCGAGGGCTTCCAACCGCTCCGGCGATACCTTGAGTATTTCGGCAAGGTCGAGGATGTCTACGCCCATCTTTTCTCTCGCCGCCCGCAATTGCGTGCCAGGGTCGGCAAAAGACGCGGCGGCAGCCCAAGTTACGTTGTCGTCATTCATCAAAAGCCCCTCGGCGGTAAGCATCTGCCTGCGCGGACTGGGAAAAGCGCTTCTCCAGTTGTTGTGCAAGCTGCGCGACGGCGTCGTCGTCGGCGAGGAGTTTGTCGATTTTGATGCCTAGCCATAGCGATTCGGCGCTGGCCCAGTCGCTGTTGTTGAGTCTGCGGATGTAGAACTGCGCACGGGCGTACTCCTTGCGCAGGTATAAAACGTGGGCCAAGTTGTACCCGACGATGGGGTTGGTTGCGTCGAATTCGTAGGCGTGCAACAAGCTGGATTCGGCTTCCTTGTGTTGCCCCGCGCTGATTTGGCACAGTCCCTGGGTCATCCAGGTCTTGCCGCGTTCCTGGTATCCCGGCGTGGCCAGCGCCCGGCCAAAGTAGCGGAACGACTGCGGGTATGCCGCACGCTGGCATTCGAGCCAACCTAGGTTGTGCAGCACGTTGGCGTCGCCGGGCCGGAGCGATAGTGCCTTGAGGAAGCTTTCCTCGGCAGTGGGGAATTCCCGAAGCCGCATCGCGATGAGGCCACGCAGGTTGTGCGCTTCGGGAAACGCGGGATCCACCGCCAGTACCTGGCGCAGTTCGTCGAGCGCGATGTCGGTCTTGCCTTGCTGGAAATACGCGACGGCAAGCTCCAACCGGATCCGCGCACGCTTGCGCGCTTCGCTGTCCTGGGCGATCGTTCCGCTGGCGGTCAGCCCTGTGCGCGATGCTTGCGGCGTGGCGCCACACCCCCATAGCAGCAGGCATGTGCCGCAGCACAGCAAGATGGCGGGCCATCCATGGGATAGGGGACAGGCTTGCAGCGTGGGGGGGAAGAACCGCATGGCGTGCATCCTGCTCAAGGGATGGAGTGCGATGGGATGGCGTGCGATGCGTTGCGAATGGCAGCGGCGTGGGAACCGACCTTGCAGCGTTGGCCGAATTCGAGGTGGCGCCGCTGCATCCGTTGTTCTGCGTGGGTGCGATCCTGCACCTCACCGGCCAATTGCCCGCAGGCTGCCGCGATGTCGTCGCCGCGCGTGCGGCGCACGGTCGTGACGATCCCTGCAGCGGACAGGGTGTGCGCAAAGGCTTCGATCCGCTGCGGCGGCGAAGCGCGCAGCCCGGACTGCGCAAAAGGGTTGAACGCGATGAGATTGCACTTGCACCAGGAGCGCCCGCGACTGCGAAGCAGATCGACAAGCTCGTTGGCATGGCGATCCTGGTCGTTGACTCCGTCGAGCATGCAGTATTCGAAGGTGACGAAGTCCCGGGGGGCGTACTGGATGTAGCGCTGGCAGGCGTCGAGCAAATCGGCCAGAGGGTATTTGCGATTCAAGGGCATAAGCTCGCTGCGCAGCGCGTCGTTGGGAGCGTGTAGAGACACGGCCAGCGCCACGGGGCAGTCCTGCGCCAAGGCGTCGATCTTGGGAATGACCCCAGCGGTTGACACAGTCACCCGACGGCGAGACAAGCCGTAGGCGTGGTCGTCGAGCATGAGGCGCAATGCTGGAATGAGCGCACGGTAGTTTTGCAGCGGCTCGCCCATGCCCATCATGACGACATTGGTAATAGCACGATCCCGATCCGAAAACCGGGAATGGATACCCTGGGAACGTAAATCGTGCTCCACATGCCAGAGCTGCCCGATGATTTCCGCAGTCGTCAGGTTCCGGCTGAACCCTTGGTTCCCCGTTGCGCAGAACAGGCAACCCATCGGGCAACCTGCTTGCGAGGATACGCAGAGGGTGCCCCGGCCAGGGTCTTCGATGAAAACAGCTTCGACGGCATCCCCATTGCCGACATCGAACAACCATTTGATCGTGCCATCCGCAGCAGCTTGGCGAGAGAGCACCTGCATGGCAGGCACATAAGCGTGTTCGGCGAGCTTGCTGCGCAGGGAGCGCGCCAAGTCGGTCATCGCACCAAAGTCGGCAACGCCCCGCTGGTGGATCCAGCGCAGAAGTTGCGCGGCCCGAAACCCCCGTTCCCCCAGCGTTTGGCAGTACACGCTCAGGTGATCGTGGTCGTAGTCCAGCAAGTTGACGGCCATGGTGCCCAGGGAGGCGGGAACCTCAGCGAGAGGGGATGTCCAGACCAGGGAAAAAGTACGCGATTTCGAAAGCAGCCGTCTCGGGGCCATCCGACCCATGGACGGCGTTGGCATCAATGCTGCTGGCGAAGTCGCTGCGGATCGTCCCTGGCGCAGCCAATTGGGGATCCGTCGCGCCCATCAGTTCGCGGTTTTTGCGGATGGCATCTGGGCCTTCGAGCACCTGCACCATGACGGGGCCGGAGGTCATGAATTGCACCAGGTCCTTGAAAAAGGGACGTTCCCGATGCACAGCATAGAAACCCTGCGCCTGCGCAGTGGAGAGATGCAGCATCCGGGCCGCGATGATCCGCAGCCCCGCCGCTTCGAAGCGGGAATAAATCTGGCCAATGACGTTCTTGGCGACGGCATCGGGCTTGATGATGGAAAGAGTACGTTCGACCATCGCTGCGGCTCCCTGAAGGAATGGCTGGGGGGAATGGCGGGTGAGAAGGATGATCTTACCGTGAACGCCGATTTGGCTATGCCTGCTTGCCTGCTGGGCGATGAACCCAAATAGTCCATTCGGCGCACCTTCGGTGCTGTTTGCGTGCAGGCGGCGTATTGGCGGCCATTTTTGCCCTTCTTCGTTGTTCATAGCGCAAGCTAGGAACGCCTCATGCAGGCCCAAACTGCCTTGCTACTGCATCCACCTGCCCTGCAAACCCTCATGGACTATCTGGGTTGAAGGACATCTTCCATTTTTGTCTTGCATTCGGGGTCTACCTTACCCTGCTTTGGCTGGCCTGCCTACTGGAATAGGTTCTTACTGGAATAAGTTCTTAGCGCTTCAGGCCATGGCGTTAACCAACACGCCCAAGCGTTGGGTTGGCTTGTTGATCAACGATGAATTGTTGGACCGCATCGCTGCATATTCAGGTGTAGCTTTGTCAGGTGCAGCTTTGACCGATGTCAGCGGCCGCGACTGGCTTTGACCGGAATTGCCAAGCGCTGCCAGGGTTTGCTGCGCTTGCTCGGATTTGGCAGTGGATTGGCTTGACCGTGCGTCTGCAGTCCGTGCATCGGCTTCTGCGCGTTCAACGGTTTTCCACGCATCGCGCGCTTGCGCCTGCTGCGTACTGGCCGTCTGCTGCGCTTGCTCGGCAGCGCGCCGGGCCTGCGCCAGCGCACGCTGCGTTGAGCCGTACCGCGTTGCGCTGGGAGTAACAGCGAGAGATGCCATGGTCGGCCTTCGGGGTCAGCCAGTGACCCGGTTCCAACGGCTTACGCGAATAACGATAGCGCTTGCTGCGCCGGTGCATTGGCCTGGGTCAGCATGGCTATGCCAGCTTGTTGCCCTGTCTGTTGCTGAACTGGCGGGGCCGCGCTTGCTGTGGATGTGAAGCGGTTGAAGGCGGCCTTGGCGGCCTCCATGCGTGCTTTCATGTCGATTGTGAATTGTGG contains:
- the ndk gene encoding nucleoside-diphosphate kinase, which translates into the protein MVERTLSIIKPDAVAKNVIGQIYSRFEAAGLRIIAARMLHLSTAQAQGFYAVHRERPFFKDLVQFMTSGPVMVQVLEGPDAIRKNRELMGATDPQLAAPGTIRSDFASSIDANAVHGSDGPETAAFEIAYFFPGLDIPSR
- the rlmN gene encoding 23S rRNA (adenine(2503)-C(2))-methyltransferase RlmN gives rise to the protein MAVNLLDYDHDHLSVYCQTLGERGFRAAQLLRWIHQRGVADFGAMTDLARSLRSKLAEHAYVPAMQVLSRQAAADGTIKWLFDVGNGDAVEAVFIEDPGRGTLCVSSQAGCPMGCLFCATGNQGFSRNLTTAEIIGQLWHVEHDLRSQGIHSRFSDRDRAITNVVMMGMGEPLQNYRALIPALRLMLDDHAYGLSRRRVTVSTAGVIPKIDALAQDCPVALAVSLHAPNDALRSELMPLNRKYPLADLLDACQRYIQYAPRDFVTFEYCMLDGVNDQDRHANELVDLLRSRGRSWCKCNLIAFNPFAQSGLRASPPQRIEAFAHTLSAAGIVTTVRRTRGDDIAAACGQLAGEVQDRTHAEQRMQRRHLEFGQRCKVGSHAAAIRNASHAIPSHSIP
- a CDS encoding PQQ-binding-like beta-propeller repeat protein produces the protein MFRRPFPLLALHDALLSALHRSLHSLAVRRTLCAFLLPAALLGACASGPRAPEPAPLGPDPARLAVRTAWTRHLGTVGLTLRPAWKADVLTVANAAGTVLALRASTGEELWRVDVGHPLSAGVGSDGRRAAVVTQDNVLVALDDKGVSWKQPLSTQVITPPLVAGERVFVLGGDRSVMAFDGKTGHRLWRFHRHEEALVLGQPSVLMAVGDTLVVAQSGHLIGLHPATASVLWDAPLATPRETSDIDRLVDLVEGVSRNGYEVCVRAYHYGVGCVSALHGGISWSKSSQGHVGLSGDARWVYGVDSDGTLRSWRRSDGEPGWTNTDLRYRKLGRAVLAGDVLVVGDDNGMLHWFSSADGAALARSTTDGSAIVGSPLWADSLLIAVTRHGGVYAFGTAPANAASR
- the pilW gene encoding type IV pilus biogenesis/stability protein PilW, with amino-acid sequence MRFFPPTLQACPLSHGWPAILLCCGTCLLLWGCGATPQASRTGLTASGTIAQDSEARKRARIRLELAVAYFQQGKTDIALDELRQVLAVDPAFPEAHNLRGLIAMRLREFPTAEESFLKALSLRPGDANVLHNLGWLECQRAAYPQSFRYFGRALATPGYQERGKTWMTQGLCQISAGQHKEAESSLLHAYEFDATNPIVGYNLAHVLYLRKEYARAQFYIRRLNNSDWASAESLWLGIKIDKLLADDDAVAQLAQQLEKRFSQSAQADAYRRGAFDE
- a CDS encoding YfgM family protein; protein product: MANTFDLEEQEQLDQIKHFWQQYGNAITWVLILVLGAYAGWNGYQYWKVNTANKAAALYDEFDRALSAAETSRISRAFADLRERFGDTIHARHAALLVAKHHADAGRVDDAIAAIEWLSRQATDVGLQSVARLRWSALLVQKKDYDRALAALAAPFPEPFHALAADRKADILVLQGRTEQAAAEYQKALQPALTGEYRRMVEVKRSAMAAPTVASAAASTASTATSAVAASASAAASR
- the ispG gene encoding flavodoxin-dependent (E)-4-hydroxy-3-methylbut-2-enyl-diphosphate synthase, yielding MVGLAPPSGALPRRRASLQTRIAWGGRTLTLGGDAPVRVQSMTNTDTRDDLATATQVRELFQAGSELVRITVDTPQAADAVPRIRDHLDRWGIDVPLIGDFHFNGHRLLQDHPACAAALSKYRINPGNVGKGDKRDRQFAAMIETALHWNRPIRIGVNGGSVDPELLESMMDDNCQRSQPWDAHAVMLEAVVTSAVESAKQACALGMDPAQIVLSCKLSSVGDLLVVYRELARRCNHALHLGLTEAGQGMQGIVASTAAMSILLHEGIGDTLRVSLTPRPGESRVQEVVVSCEILQALGLRSLRPTVTSCPGCGRTSGHAFTELAAKVDDFVRERMTDWRGRYPGVETLQVAVMGCIVNGPGESRQADIGISLPGSGEDPAAPVFIDGVKHATLRGPALGDEFLHLLEQYVQRRFGSGAANQEQA
- a CDS encoding helix-turn-helix domain-containing protein, translating into MNDDNVTWAAAASFADPGTQLRAAREKMGVDILDLAEILKVSPERLEALEAGRLHELPDLVFARALAASICRVLQIDPADILARLPHVVTPRISQDDSGPHSTLRDPSPSPWRVLWMYASHPMGVGILLACVGIGIVLWMPPQSAPQHDMPMPTVVMPVPTPWHDASAPSMEAFPPSAEGESALPLSAPLSPSAAGSASPPPASTSSATLHPALHPSIHSSFGPSVNTSPDTAPSGTLTLALRAIDSSWVEIVDAQGTQVLRRMLLAGEITQASGIPPLSVLLGKADGVEVTVRGNKFDTLAHAQRNVARFEVR
- the hisS gene encoding histidine--tRNA ligase; the protein is MSEGSQRIVAVKGMNDLLPGRSHRVEWLESRARELFARYAYRNIRTPIVETTPLFVRGLGEVTDVVEKEMYSFEDRLNGDPLTLRPEATAGVVRAAIEHNLLYDGGKRLYYMGPMFRHERPQKGRYRQFDQIGAEAMGFAGPEVDAELIVMAAQLLHELGLRDLRLELNSLGISSERSAHRMALIAYFERHLALLDADARRRLHSNPLRVLDSKNPAMRAVIDNAPRLFDFLGPESRTHFDRVLAILDANGIACTIQHRLVRGLDYYTKTVFEFITDQLGAQGTVCAGGRYDGLFAQLGGKPTPAVGWAMGMDRVLDLLDDTEHMPDTPVPDAYAIVAEPATYPEVLRVLQELRRHGVCVQMHADTAGASSLKSQFKRADASGATYALVFAQDEMAHRQVAIKHLRDASIGQILRPVDDIANWAPTLQSRPLSH